Proteins found in one Geomonas subterranea genomic segment:
- the bamA gene encoding outer membrane protein assembly factor BamA, giving the protein MLRKSLSTLLAAQLICLTVASAQAEQAAAGKAADTASADKGAADKGAGELAAGDKIVAVKIGGNHRIETAAILQAVRLKAGDVVTPDKVDADIRAIYKLGHFTDVKAQSEPKDGGVAVEYVVTEKPIVREVKIEGAKELSADKVREAIEIKPNSVFSAKDLQKSVKKVKKLYSDEGYYLAEVSGDLSIRSDTEVHVIFRIKEGDKVLIQQIEFEGNHAFSDKKLKKTMETGEKWFLSWLTGAGTYKEEVMKNDVNLLTEHYMNNGYVNVKIGEPKLELLPDRKGLKVTIGITEGEQYRVGKLGFKGELLESETVLNAKLKEKGGQLFSRADLRADVFALTDLYADKGYAFANASPLTKLNPESHTIDITFDMEKGQKVTIDRINITGNVKSRDKVVRRELRLDEGDLYSSTALKRSKQNLMNTGFFEEANLATAKGSAADKLDLNVEVKEKPTGTFSIGAGYSSLDGIIGQGSVQQANFLGLGLKMTAAASLGSKSQTYNLGLTDPYFMDTKWTLGADIYRNERQYLDYTRRATGGDIKAGYPLSDTVSTFWLYKYEVKEIFDESADLLKNISNGTVLAPETNSTTSAIVASISRNTTDYRLDPSTGMLNSLSLEFAGVGGSNRYIKYLTEHTLFHPLFYGVGSVRGTVGYVQSYGGKEIPIDEKFYLGGISSLRGYASRTVSPFKTTPADNDGITGANGTTDNRVYLGGAVEAVANVEWSFPLLKEAGVKGVLFFDAGNCDNSFSKTFGNVLTSYGGGIRWYSPIGPLRLEYGVPLNPREGIDSKSGKLEFSIGSIF; this is encoded by the coding sequence TTGCTGCGTAAATCGTTATCTACCCTGCTTGCCGCTCAGCTGATCTGTTTGACGGTTGCCTCCGCCCAGGCCGAGCAAGCCGCTGCCGGGAAGGCCGCCGATACCGCCTCCGCGGACAAGGGCGCTGCCGACAAGGGTGCCGGCGAACTGGCTGCGGGCGACAAGATCGTGGCGGTGAAGATCGGCGGCAACCACCGCATCGAGACCGCGGCCATCCTCCAGGCGGTCCGCCTCAAGGCCGGCGATGTCGTCACCCCCGACAAGGTCGACGCCGACATCCGCGCCATCTACAAGCTCGGGCACTTTACCGACGTGAAGGCGCAGAGCGAGCCCAAGGACGGCGGCGTAGCCGTCGAGTACGTGGTTACCGAAAAGCCGATCGTGCGCGAGGTGAAGATCGAGGGGGCCAAGGAACTCTCCGCCGACAAGGTCCGCGAGGCGATCGAGATCAAGCCCAACAGCGTCTTCTCCGCCAAGGACCTGCAAAAGAGCGTCAAGAAGGTGAAGAAGCTGTACTCCGACGAGGGGTACTACCTCGCCGAGGTTTCCGGCGACCTGAGCATCCGCTCCGATACCGAGGTTCACGTCATCTTCCGCATCAAGGAAGGGGACAAGGTCCTGATCCAGCAGATCGAGTTCGAGGGGAACCACGCCTTTTCGGACAAGAAGCTGAAGAAGACCATGGAAACCGGCGAGAAGTGGTTCCTTTCCTGGTTGACCGGCGCGGGGACCTACAAGGAAGAGGTGATGAAGAACGACGTCAACCTCCTCACCGAACACTACATGAACAACGGCTACGTCAACGTGAAGATCGGCGAGCCGAAGCTGGAGCTGCTCCCGGACCGCAAGGGGCTCAAGGTGACCATCGGCATCACCGAAGGTGAGCAGTACCGCGTCGGCAAGCTCGGCTTCAAGGGAGAGCTCCTCGAGAGCGAGACCGTGCTGAACGCCAAGCTCAAGGAGAAGGGGGGGCAGCTTTTCAGCCGCGCCGACCTGCGCGCCGACGTCTTCGCCCTGACCGACCTCTACGCCGACAAGGGGTACGCATTCGCCAATGCCTCTCCGCTCACCAAGCTGAACCCGGAGAGCCACACCATCGACATCACCTTCGACATGGAGAAGGGGCAAAAGGTCACCATCGACCGGATCAACATCACCGGCAACGTGAAAAGCCGCGACAAGGTGGTGCGCCGCGAACTGAGGCTCGACGAGGGGGACCTGTACAGCTCCACCGCGCTTAAAAGGAGCAAGCAGAACCTGATGAACACCGGCTTCTTCGAGGAGGCTAACCTGGCCACGGCCAAGGGGAGCGCCGCCGACAAGCTCGACCTCAACGTCGAGGTCAAGGAGAAGCCGACCGGGACCTTCAGCATCGGGGCGGGCTACAGCTCGCTGGACGGGATCATCGGCCAGGGCTCCGTACAGCAGGCGAACTTCCTGGGGCTGGGGCTCAAGATGACGGCGGCCGCATCGCTTGGGAGCAAGTCGCAGACCTACAACCTCGGCCTCACCGACCCCTACTTCATGGACACCAAGTGGACCCTGGGCGCCGACATCTACCGCAACGAGCGGCAGTATCTCGACTACACCCGCAGGGCCACCGGCGGCGACATCAAGGCGGGCTACCCCCTCTCCGACACCGTCAGCACCTTCTGGCTCTACAAGTACGAGGTGAAGGAGATCTTCGACGAGTCGGCCGACCTGTTGAAGAACATCAGCAACGGGACGGTGCTGGCCCCGGAGACCAACTCCACCACCAGCGCCATCGTCGCCAGCATCTCCAGGAACACCACCGATTACCGGCTGGACCCTTCCACGGGTATGCTGAACTCCCTCTCCCTCGAGTTCGCAGGCGTTGGGGGGAGCAACCGGTACATCAAATACCTCACCGAGCACACCCTGTTCCATCCGCTGTTCTACGGCGTGGGCTCGGTGCGCGGCACGGTGGGGTATGTCCAGTCCTACGGCGGCAAAGAGATCCCCATCGACGAGAAGTTCTACCTGGGTGGCATCAGCTCTCTGCGCGGTTATGCCTCCAGGACGGTGAGCCCCTTCAAGACCACGCCCGCCGACAACGACGGCATCACCGGCGCCAACGGCACCACGGACAACCGCGTCTACCTGGGGGGTGCCGTCGAGGCCGTCGCCAACGTGGAATGGTCCTTCCCGCTGTTGAAGGAAGCGGGGGTGAAAGGGGTGCTCTTCTTCGATGCCGGCAACTGCGACAACTCCTTCAGCAAGACCTTCGGCAACGTGCTGACCAGTTACGGCGGCGGTATCCGGTGGTACTCCCCGATCGGCCCGCTGCGGCTCGAGTACGGGGTTCCCCTCAACCCCAGAGAGGGAATCGACAGCAAAAGCGGCAAACTGGAGTTCTCAATCGGCAGCATTTTCTAA
- a CDS encoding OmpH family outer membrane protein produces the protein MKRLIIAISLVLALPLSVMAADSKVGSVDIQKVLSQSDAGKEAKDQLMQKASKYEAEKAAKEAELLKLKGELESQGTALLNETARGAKDRDYQKGMKDYQRFLKDAQDDLQLKNAEYTNKILDEIGKVVQEFGRKSGYTAIFSRETMVYVDPAADVTDAVLKAFNESRKK, from the coding sequence ATGAAACGTTTGATCATCGCAATTTCGCTGGTTCTGGCACTTCCGTTGTCGGTAATGGCTGCCGACTCCAAGGTTGGTTCCGTGGACATCCAGAAGGTGCTCTCGCAGTCCGACGCCGGCAAGGAGGCGAAGGACCAGCTGATGCAGAAGGCTTCCAAGTACGAGGCCGAGAAGGCGGCCAAGGAGGCCGAACTGCTCAAGCTGAAGGGTGAGCTGGAGAGCCAGGGTACCGCGCTTCTCAACGAGACCGCCCGTGGCGCCAAGGATCGTGACTACCAGAAGGGGATGAAGGATTACCAGCGTTTCCTGAAGGACGCCCAGGACGACCTGCAGCTGAAGAACGCCGAGTACACCAACAAGATCCTCGACGAGATCGGCAAGGTGGTCCAGGAGTTCGGCCGCAAGAGCGGCTACACCGCGATCTTCAGCAGGGAGACCATGGTGTACGTCGATCCGGCCGCCGATGTCACCGATGCCGTCCTGAAGGCATTCAACGAGAGCAGAAAGAAATAA